From Macrobrachium nipponense isolate FS-2020 chromosome 6, ASM1510439v2, whole genome shotgun sequence, a single genomic window includes:
- the LOC135216483 gene encoding uncharacterized protein LOC135216483, which translates to MWPYRPPRHSQLRQPYPPPCLSLPQWPNTPPHRPLPRWPNSPPHRHLPRLPNPPSLAAQLAFQASHATPALPTSPPSPAPAAQDSSPLSPALAAQPASPPSPAPAAQDSSPLSPALAAQPASPPSPAPAAQDSSPLSPALAAQPASPPSPAPAAQDSSPLSPALAAQPASPPSPATAVQPAPHCPLPWWPPQPASPPAPPSPAPGWPSAALPFRPQPWRPNPPPSRPWQPNPPPRPPLPQWSNQPPPCPLPRQPTRLPAIPCPGGSTRLPALPMPWPPNSPPRLPLPWPNPPPCHPLTRPPNPPPLPQPPNPPTSPAPAAQPAPRPPLPKRPTSGPTCLSTTVPKPLAITHPPGPRREGGVFWPQPASLPSQFPLPQQSQTKPPHIVPH; encoded by the coding sequence ATGTGGCCCTACCGACCTCCCCGCCATTCCCAGCTCAGGCAGCCCTACCCACCTCCCTGCCTTTCACTGCCCCAGTGGCCCAACACACCTCCCCACCGTCCCCTGCCTCGGTGGCCCAACTCGCCTCCCCACCGTCACCTGCCCCGGTTGCCCAACCCGCCTTCCCTTGCAGCCCAACTAGCCTTCCAGGCGTCCCATGCCACACCGGCCCTACCCACCTCCCCGCCGTCCCCAGCCCCGGCAGCCCAAGACAGCTCCCCACTGTCCCCTGCCTTGGCGGCCCAACCTGCCTCCCCACCGTCCCCAGCCCCGGCAGCCCAAGACAGCTCCCCACTGTCCCCTGCCTTGGCGGCCCAACCTGCCTCCCCACCGTCCCCAGCCCCAGCAGCCCAAGACAGCTCCCCACTGTCCCCTGCCTTGGCGGCCCAACCTGCCTCCCCACCGTCCCCAGCCCCGGCAGCCCAAGACAGCTCCCCACTGTCCCCTGCCTTGGCGGCCCAACCTGCCTCCCCACCGTCCCCTGCCACGGCGGTCCAACCAGCTCCCCACTGTCCCCTGCCCTGGTGGCCCCCCCAACCCgcctccccccccgccccgccctccCCAGCCCCAGGGTGGCCCAGCGCCGCCCTCCCATTCCGTCCCCAGCCCTGGCGGcctaacccccctccctcccgcccCTGGCAGCCCAACCCGCCTCCCCGCCCTCCCCTGCCCCAGTGGTCCAACCAGCCTCCCCCTTGTCCCCTGCCCCGGCAGCCCACCCGCCTCCCCGCCATCCCCTGCCCTGGCGGCTCAACTCGCCTCCCCGCCCTCCCCATGCCCTGGCCGCCCAACTCGCCTCCCCGCCTTCCCCTGCCTTGGCCCAACCCGCCTCCCTGCCATCCCCTGACACGGCCGCCCAACCCACCTCCCCTGCCCCAGCCAcccaacccacccacctcccctgcCCCAGCCGCCCAACCCGCTCCCCGCCCTCCCCTGCCCAAGCGGCCCACCAGCGGCCCAACCTGCCTCTCCACCACCGTCCCCAAGCCCCTGGCCATAACCCACCCTCCCGGACCCCGCCGGGAAGGGGGGGTTTTTTGGCCCCAACCCGCCTCCCTGCCCTCCCAATTCCCCCTGCCCCAGCAGTCCCAAACCAAGCCTCCTCATATTGTTCCCCACTGA
- the LOC135216484 gene encoding uncharacterized protein LOC135216484, producing the protein MSNPLPLRPNLPPCHPLPPPAAQPASAPSPALVAQPASAPSPALVAQPASQPSTAPGRPNPASPPPTAPVGTTRLPAVPCLATQPASSCPCRSSPQPTSQLFLTPAAQPDSPRPLPCSPTCFPLFPGPTVQPAPPSPRPLPQHPTTNPFVLCPGSPTPASRPPPTRPPALAARPTSHSLPCTDGPFLPPPCPVPVPGSPSRLPSSLAPLACPAYSSPVLAARPASPLVPCSGSPSCLPHSSPVPGRPVLPVLPPLTRPAPWLWPVSPPPRPLPRQPIPPPPRPLPWQPILPPPCPLPGSESRFPLIPCPESPSHLPLVPAPPAHHPASPSSPAPTNWWPNDLSAVPCTDACPTRLHSVPSSGGPTRLPVVPCPGPRRPSQPPHHPLIWRLNPPPRRPQP; encoded by the exons ATGAGCAATCCCCTGCCCCTACGGCCCAACCTGCCTCCCTGCCATCCTCTGCCCCCCCCGGCGGCCCAACCCGCCTCCGCACCATCCCCTGCCCTGGTGGCCCAACCCGCCTCCGCACCATCCCCTGCCCTGGTGGCCCAACCCGCCTCCCAACCATCCACTGCCCCTGGGCGGCCCAACCCGGCCTCCCCGCCACCCACTGCCCCAGTGGGCACAACCCGCCTCCCAGCCGTCCCCTGCCTGGCTACCCAACCCGCCTCCAGCTGTCCCTGCCGCAGCAGCCCCCAACCCACCTCTCAACTGTTCCTTACCCCGGCAGCCCAACCCGACTCCCCACGTCCCCTGCCCTGTAGCCCAACCTGCTTCCCCTTGTTCCCTGGCCCGACGGTccaacccgcccccccctccccccgtccccTGCCCCAGCATCCCACAACCAACCCCTTCGTCCTCTGCCCTGGCAGCCCAACCCCCGCTTCCCGCCCGCCTCCCACTCGTCCCCCTGCCCTGGCAGCCCGTCCCACCTCCCACTCTCTCCCCTGCACCGACGGCCCGTTCCTGCCTCCCCCTTGTCCCGTGCCCGTCCCCGGCAGCCCGTCCCGCCTCCCCTCGTCCCTTGCACCCTTGGCCTGTCCTGCCTATTCGTCCCCTGTCCTGGCAGCCCGTCCTGCCTCCCCCCTCGTCCCCTGCTCTGGCAGCCCGTCCTGCCTGCCTCACTCGTCCCCTGTCCCCGGCAGGCCCGTCCTGCCCGTCCTGCCCCCTCTCACCCGTCCTGCCCCTTGGCTTTGGCCCGTCTCGCCTCCCCCTCGTCCCCTGCCCCGGCAGCCCATCCCGCCTCCCCCTCGTCCCCTGCCCTGGCAGCCCATCCTGCCTCCCCCTTGTCCCCTGCCCGGTAGCGAATCCCGCTTCCCCCTCATCCCCTGCCCCGAGAGCCCATCCCACCTACCCCTTGTCCCTGCCCCGCCAGCCCATCATCCTGCCTCCCCCTCGTCCCCTGCccctaca AACTGGTGGCCCAACGACCTCTCAGCCGTCCCGTGCACCGACGCCTGCCCAACCCGCCTCCACTCCGTCCCAAGCTCTGGCGGCCCAACCCGCCTACCTGTTGTCCCCTGCCCAGGCCCTCGGCGGCCCAGCCAGCCTCCCCACCATCCCCTGATATGGCGGCTCAACCCGCCTCCCCGCCGTCCCCAGCCCTAA